tactgGTTCACCACGAGAAAAACAAAATCCTGTCAAACGGGAGATTAACCATTTGGAAACTTTTCTCAGTTTATTTGACCGATTAGtccgaaaaataaataatttatgaaTTATATAGCACTTTTTTGCATTTATGAAGGTTTAAGGTATAGGTAGGTTTTACAATTTCCGAAAATCATTggggcaattccacgtaactgtaatgtaagtgaccacttcattgcatgtaaaataaaaaaacatgcaaataattggtcacttacattactctgttacatggaattacccattgggataagttgtattttttatttatgctCAAAATGTAAGTTTGATACGTTTTGACCGTAAAACTTTGAAGTTGGTATTTTTTATCAGACTTTTATCAGTAAATGCACCGTAAAAATACTCAAcagttttttatataaattaatctcTGCACTCAAGAATTTCTCATGgaacaaaatttcaaaaaatcGGTCATGTATGTATAGGGTATATATATTCTGATAGCCCATGCTGTGAAgaacctaaaaaaaaattacgtcaagGTTCTGATCATCCTGAATGTATATGGTGGCATGCGCGGATTCAGGGGTGGGGGGGTGCTTTAAATAATAGGCCTTTGCATATGACAGATGTTCTATGCAGCATCCTTACGACACTTgtgttcgtggctgtatagcccaattcgagagaggatccctcgctCGTCcacacacacggcaggtgtatgctcccccaaaTGACCCCCGCCGGTTAGAGGCCTGCttgtgacgcctcatgcgtttatcattcaaagaggagaaccaggcattgtcgtgcttggattgaccgtcatggacaacacgaCGCCATGCACGCTGCTTGCTTTAAAATTATCacaaaattttatataaaatctACATTCCGTATACAGCCACATTTTTATTGCGAACAGATTGTTACTCACACCACTCGCCATTGACCTTAAACAACggttacataatttttaagaaaacaaaaaaccgccgcttttggggttctggtgaaagatacttgctaataaataaatattataggacatcttACACGACTGACCGAGTCCcagggtaagctcaagaagactcagacaacgattatatataatatagaaatatttatatacatagaaaacatccatgactcaggaaaataTATCTGTGTctccatcacacaaataaatgcccttaccgggattcgaacccgggaccgcggcgtagcaggcagggtcactacgcgcgctgggccagaccggtcgtcaatgaaTCGTCGTGGTcgtgaatgttggattatgtagaatctaaatatgtaactatttttaaaactgcttttaatgtaaatctttgattatttgatggaaacacacaTGAAAAACACacatgaatatacgtataccggtttgaggagtttcctcaattcctcatgaatccgatatccgattataagaaatcgagcttgacatgacttgaaaactcaatatgcttaaaaaacataacaaagagaacaaataaatgcatgctgttcttattaaaataccaaagtcattataagcgcggcgttcagatttgaagagttccgttctgatcatcatcagcagttccactacaccgtctacaccaaatgtcactgttctgaatgaAAATTCATGCTATtctcataaaaataccaaagtcactataagtgtgccgttcagatttgaggagttccgttctgatcatcatcagcaattccactgcaccaagtGTAACTGTTCTGaatgtaaatgcatgctgttcttataaaaacacaaaaatcaccatatgtatgcctttcagatttgacgagttccctcgatttctgcaGGATCCCATCagcagaactgggttctgataaaaatgggaccaatgtgtatacatatacaaacaataaaaaaaaatctaaatcggtccagtaacgacggagatatcatggaaaacatacagacgaattgagattTGGGTGGCCGTTAATAAGATACTATTATAGCcggacaagtttttatttgaccctcgccgcgtTGCGGATTTACAGTtgaactaatttattttactggcTGGATTTACAGTtgaactaatttatttttttgacaCCCGTCatcgaaagtcatcgaatgtcagtgatgtaaactagaagtaaatattttaaaatttctaacggtttcatcgcaaatatgccaaaaataatatttaaaaaagtgaaaacaATTATGTATACTGAACGTGATAAATTAcgtacaacaaaaaaggatgaaggatttcacagcatttcgataacaatgttccgagataggttgttgacatgtccggtactgacggtttatagtgcggttctcctgtattgattagttggtttcgatttagcttaatatatgttttgtttttattgatggtgtctgtagctctgccgtgaaaaatatttaaagaaataaggaggccgttccatCATTGCCAacagtacaaaacaaggtcccacgtaaaaagaaaacaaacatcgacgactccgataaaggcacaagattcatggattttaggctgtgcggaaagaagtTAGCAAGTCTTAAAACCTAGCTTAATaaattttgattctctaaaaccatgttttaattttctacaaatattaacgcgaaaccagtacacactgtccccattatacatgacgtccgcacattattgccatatgaaaacgatttgtagcgacactctatcagggtcaaataaaaacttgtcaggctttacctATTTGATGAGGTTTTCAACATATAAAACATGCTTGTCCAGGCCAGTATCCAGTAGGTACGTGAAAATAACAcagtttatttctaagaaataactactttttaaccgacttcaaaaaaagaaggaggttctcaattcgactgaatgttttttaacCGTGTATCTAAGGAACATTTCAAACCCAAAAAAACGTTTAGGCCCTGGGTCCATcaatgtatgaatgtatgtgcCGTCCATTCAAAATATCTCATATGTTCTTAtgtcaaaatagtacattacgatacaagtgcgtaaaaaaggaagttcagaatttccttttcgcacgtgtatcgtacgacgtttttcagtacagatgaggctccgaagttttgacctggcataattataatgaaccacttctcgcactagtgcgtaaaaaaaacaccatctgtactgaaatagtacattactatacaagtgcgtaaaaatggaagttcgaaacgagtggcgataaattaaaacacgaccgaagggagtgttttaaatcgacacgagatacgaatttccttttcgcacgtgtattgtacgacgtttttcagtacagatgagcctccgaagtttcgacctggcatataatgaaccacttctcgcactagtgcgtaaaaaaacgaccatctgtactgaaaaagatttttcattttcatactcAAAAGTGTTCCTTCTATGACACGAACATTTTCACTTATCGAATACTTTTCGTAACTTGCACACTGAGCACATGCAGCGCATAGATTCTATGAGTAGATATAGATAagagtaaattaataaaaaataatttattttgttcgtataaaaataaaaaataaaacaataacaaataatttttggTGTGTGCGTTTTTTTGAACGCCGGCAGCATAATAGTAGCTGCGCTATGACGGTTAATGCTTGCCGTGATGGTGGCCCCAGTGCTTGTGGTCGTCGTGGTGGCCCTTCTTGCCGTGgtcgtggtggtggtggtggtgttcCTCGTGGCCGTGGTGGCCCTTGTGCCCGTGGTGGTCCTCGTCGTAGTGGTGCTTGTCGTGGTGGCCGTGCTTGCCGTGGTGGCCCTCGTGGTGCCCGGAGTGGTGGTGGCCGCCCTTCTTGTGGTGTCCCCCGTGGGTGTCGTGGTGGCCATGGTGATGATGGTGCTTGTGGTGCTTGCCCTCCTTGTGGTGTCCGTCGTGGAAGTGGTGGTCCTTGTGGAAGTGATCCTTGTGATGTTTCTTGTGGTATCCGTCGGTGTGCTCTCCCTTGTCGTGGTGCTCGTGGTGGCCGTGCTTCTCGCCCTTGTGGTGGTGGCCGTGCTCGTGGTGCTCACCGTGGTGATCGTGCTCGTCCCAGTGCTTCTTGTGTCCGCCTCCATGCTCGTGGTGGTGATCCTCGTGGTGGTGCTTGCCGTGGTGGCCTTCGTGTCCCTTGTGGTGATGGTGGTGGCCCTTATGGCCCTTGTGCCCGTGCCCGCCGTGCTCGTGGTGGTGGTGGCCGTGGTGCTCGTGCCCGCCGCCGTGCTCGTGGTGGTGCCCCTTGCTCTCGGCCACGGCCATGTCCTGCGGGGAGTCGGCCATGCAGGCGGCCGCCAGGCACACCACTCCAAACACCAACAACGCCCTCATGTTGCCGATATCCCGTGTCGGTGCCTGAGTCGATAGGTTGTTAAGGAACGGATGCTGGTCGGTAACTGACCTCTGAATTGTTGATTGGCTTTTTATATCAATTGACTACTAGCGCACAATACCGAAACTTTTTATAGTAAACTCTACAGACTTGTATCGAGATTCGAGTAGTTTggttaaatataggtattttggACGCCTCACCTGTAGGAAATCTGAGAATgtcaagttatttttattcaattattCAAATAGTTACCGTAAAAATACTGTCCACTTAGTTCAAATAAATCATAcacaaaattaaagttaaagACCCAGCGTTTGTGTTAAGTATAATTGTTAAAGCATATTaagtaaaacaaaaaattaattgaaattgTAAGCATCCGGAAGAGGTCGCGGTTTTTTGACTTATTGTTTTTACCGCTTTTCCAGATGTTACAAGGAACCACGCAAAACTGCGTCAGcaaagtaggtactttaaattaaGTGTATTGCAATTTTGTCAATTCGTactacctaatattataaatgggaaaatgtgtctgtttgtttgtccatctttcacggcaaaacggagcgacgaattgacgtgattttttaagcggaggtagttgaagggatggagagtcacataggctactttttgtttctttctaatgcgagcgaagccgcgggcaaaagctagtaataaataaaagagCTTTCAAACCATGTATTTATGAATAGCAAGAGATATATTATGTAGATGTGTAAACTTTTTATCAGTTAAAACGTTTGTTACAGAACTTATGGCTGGACTAGGTattcattcataagtttcatgACAATCATGACGCACGTTAAGACCAGCTCTATCAGATCTACCTATCTGAAAATTTCAGACTAAAAAATCAGAGTGTGTGTGGACTGTGTGAATAGTAGCGAAATTTGGCTGATTTTGTGATTTTATATGGTTATGATcatttcagattatgaattgtCAGACTGTGTAAGGCCTTACGGCCTCGACGAGATCGCACCGATCCGTCAGGGCAACTATACAGTTATGCAAAAGGCCGACCTTGAACTACAGCTCCGTTGTTACGCATTTTACTCGCGACCAAATCGGAAAAGATGGTCAACAATCTAACACCAACAGATCACTAACGTCTCGGAAAAAGGCTAATGACTCTAGAAGTAATTAGAATCACAGTACCGGCCAATATTATCACATTGGTGATCATCATTGTTTGATTTTTATGCTTGCTTGTAGATTGCTTATTTTATTAGGGCTTTTGTACAAATTCGTGATCAATACTGCAACTAAATTTTATAGTGAATTATAATAGGAGACACAGCCCATTACTAAAATCTGTAATAAAgaaatatagttatttgttttacaaggggacaaagttgttgtttaaccgcacgtgccaatattgatacccgagcaagagAAAGATCCCAATATTGAAcaacgagcgtagcgagtggttcaagaagtggaatcttgagcgttgcgagggtttcaaggcacgatggttatttaaacaaactttgccaccgagtgaaacacaaaatttttcaccacaccaacacgaacaaaatactgactataaaacatcaaactcaatcaaatccatcaatctattgatgaatgattcaaaatcatcatttattatACATACCTAAATTCTCCCAGCCCCTtgagacatcaagttaaaatttgtatgaatttactttgcactcttgtgagcatgtaattttgctatctgCTTTCGAAGAACAAAGTAAgcccagttggtgtggtgaaaagtatattaaatgtttattaaattatacatgAAAATCATGAAATATGTAAATTTGGCAACTGTCGCAATCTCGCGCGTATTTTATAAAACacaattaatttttgaaattataaactaattaatttttttacttattaaaaaaaagaattacctAAAATATACTATAGTGTGTAAAGTAAATTACCTTCTACatcaacatattaaaaaaaaaattattttaataggtacctattaattCTTGGAAATGGTTAGCATGAaaggggtggtaaaattctaaTGTCAagttaggtaaggtacagcggggcaaatctcgactggggggcaaatgtaactggttaatgttttccatgttttacaatgcttgcattattaaatagagtgtccatcggttatacaaggtgctcgcgaggaacccatataactttaacggcatattcttggtcacattttaagactaaaatgtcatataaacttttctagatttcgtctagtttcagagttattgccaatttaaaaaaacatttccgtattgttactcagtagaaaaggtttcttaacgccactgatgcgcaattgtggagcatagtctcacagtaatcgatagatgtcaaaatgtgacaagaaaaacttccaaataatttggtttttagaaaaataaatgaaggaactcattttaattgccaactttatggataaaaaaaaaattttatgtgaaaatacgtccaaaaaagtaaaaaaaaacacaaaaaaaattttttttttggtgaaaaattttaaaattcatataacattttttctttctttttgcctcagaaacgcgtggttcaagttatgcgggttcctcgcgagcaccttgtatatggtaggcgtgttcagtggatacatgttgaactcaacatcatagtgtaataatggaaaaaatggatcagttacaattgtcccccagtcgagatttgccccgctgtaccttacctactaCTAGTAGATCaa
This genomic window from Leguminivora glycinivorella isolate SPB_JAAS2020 chromosome 1, LegGlyc_1.1, whole genome shotgun sequence contains:
- the LOC125225126 gene encoding histidine-rich glycoprotein-like, whose amino-acid sequence is MRALLVFGVVCLAAACMADSPQDMAVAESKGHHHEHGGGHEHHGHHHHEHGGHGHKGHKGHHHHHKGHEGHHGKHHHEDHHHEHGGGHKKHWDEHDHHGEHHEHGHHHKGEKHGHHEHHDKGEHTDGYHKKHHKDHFHKDHHFHDGHHKEGKHHKHHHHHGHHDTHGGHHKKGGHHHSGHHEGHHGKHGHHDKHHYDEDHHGHKGHHGHEEHHHHHHDHGKKGHHDDHKHWGHHHGKH